In Rickettsia endosymbiont of Gonocerus acuteangulatus, the following are encoded in one genomic region:
- the xerD gene encoding site-specific tyrosine recombinase XerD: MEFISQFLEMLLAERALSKNSILSYKRDLLDFHNYLTKQKLSELNITTENVRNWIEYLAENGLQARSINRKISTIKSYYEFLISENHTNLNPLLNVDLPKYQNKLPEILAIDDIKKLLEYCSQDSSPEGIRLNAMIHLLYASGLRVSELVSLKLSDILTNKMSREVKKVFSVLGKGNKERIIVINEQAVNSLVKYLAVRDNFVNKTKPKNLIYLFPSSAAAGYMTRQNFTILLKSAALYAGLKPEHISPHVLRHSFASHLLEGGADLRVIQELLGHADISTTQIYTHLQTNHLKKALLHHPLSKN; the protein is encoded by the coding sequence ATGGAATTTATTTCACAATTCCTAGAAATGTTACTCGCTGAGCGAGCATTATCAAAAAATTCCATACTTAGTTATAAGCGTGATTTATTAGATTTTCATAATTATCTTACCAAACAAAAATTATCAGAATTAAATATTACTACAGAAAATGTTAGAAATTGGATTGAATATCTAGCAGAAAATGGTTTGCAAGCTCGTTCTATTAACCGAAAAATATCAACCATAAAAAGTTATTATGAATTTTTAATTAGTGAAAATCATACTAATTTAAATCCGCTACTAAATGTAGATTTACCAAAATATCAAAATAAACTTCCTGAAATATTAGCGATAGATGATATTAAAAAACTACTTGAATATTGTTCGCAAGATAGTTCACCTGAAGGTATCCGGCTTAATGCAATGATCCACTTGCTGTATGCTAGCGGTCTTAGAGTCTCGGAGCTGGTTAGTCTTAAGCTTAGTGATATTCTAACTAATAAAATGTCAAGAGAAGTAAAAAAAGTATTTTCTGTGCTTGGTAAAGGTAATAAAGAAAGAATTATAGTAATAAATGAGCAGGCTGTTAATAGTCTTGTTAAGTATTTAGCTGTTAGAGATAATTTTGTAAATAAAACAAAACCAAAAAATTTGATTTATTTATTTCCCTCTTCAGCTGCTGCTGGTTATATGACTAGGCAAAATTTTACTATTCTCTTAAAATCGGCTGCTCTTTATGCTGGGCTTAAGCCTGAGCATATTTCCCCGCACGTATTGCGTCATAGCTTTGCAAGCCATTTGCTTGAGGGCGGAGCGGATTTACGTGTTATTCAAGAGCTATTAGGTCATGCTGATATCTCTACTACTCAAATATATACTCATCTTCAAACCAACCATCTTAAAAAAGCATTGTTACATCATCCCCTCAGTAAAAATTAA